In Haliscomenobacter hydrossis DSM 1100, the DNA window CTGAAATCAACGGAACTTTGGCCCCTAGCGCAATGTAGTAGAATCCGGTTTTGAACTCGCTTACCTTCTTGCGGGTACCTTCAGGGGTGATGGCTACGATAAATTCCGATTTGGAATTAAAAATATCCACTACGGCATCTACAAAATTATTGCTCTTGCTGCGATCGACTGGATACCCCCCCAATGCTCGAAAAATTGCTCCAAAAGGAGGACGAAACAAAGAGGATTTGCCAATAAACTTGACATCAACGTGGCGAATGGTGCGGAGCAAAATCCCAAAAGGGAAATCCCAATTTGACGTATGAGGTCCTACCACAACAATGTACTTCTTGAGCTGACGGGGAAAATCCCCCACCACTTTCCAGCCCC includes these proteins:
- a CDS encoding 1-acyl-sn-glycerol-3-phosphate acyltransferase produces the protein MWAALASFILFKVWGWKVVGDFPRQLKKYIVVVGPHTSNWDFPFGILLRTIRHVDVKFIGKSSLFRPPFGAIFRALGGYPVDRSKSNNFVDAVVDIFNSKSEFIVAITPEGTRKKVSEFKTGFYYIALGAKVPLISAIIDYGTKTVTLTEPYYPTGNKEVDFEHILNHFRGIKGKNPENGIFF